A portion of the Trachemys scripta elegans isolate TJP31775 chromosome 9, CAS_Tse_1.0, whole genome shotgun sequence genome contains these proteins:
- the CCDC160 gene encoding coiled-coil domain-containing protein 160 gives METIEMENKGKHWVEKLFSPHFSAQDFFSQAYQPESLMFEKLALARAKRVEEIYNRAIKNFQEEKRLKKKECFSKLIVREYEPNRVGAKINISKKETEEDSGCCGAGNLDVGTEESLKKTEGHCIWNAKELADLRQEMHKNHVEGVSLKLQLSTLNTELVELKAKCKKIQVDFENAEQELLNSKKEVRCKNTQLQQIQKDSLKKDFELQALKQHLHEKSANIRSLNEELLQARKEIQSLDLKNKDLQQEVKKLKQQHDLGNKACIEKVKLHYDLKIRNIQKELEDVKSELSDEKLLHAKNVKALEILKKHFSAQPLSNIFDNLRVDFL, from the coding sequence ATGGAAACCATAGAAATGGAGAACAAAGGTAAACATTGGGTGGAGAAGTTATTTTCTCCTCATTTTAGTGCACAAGATTTTTTTAGTCAAGCCTATCAGCCTGAATCTCTGATGTTTGAAAAACTGGCTTTAGCGAGAGCAAAGAGAGTGGAAGAAATCTACAACAGAGCAATTAAAAATTTTCAAGAAGAAAAAAGGCTCAAAAAGAAAGAATGTTTTTCCAAACTCATTGTACGAGAATATGAACCAAACAGAGTAGGTGCAAAGATAAACATTTCAAAGAAGGAAACAGAAGAGGATTCTGGCTGCTGTGGAGCTGGTAATTTAGATGTTGGGACTGAAGAAAGCTTAAAGAAAACAGAGGGTCATTGTATCTGGAATGCAAAGGAATTAGCAGATTTGCGACAAGAAATGCACAAGAACCATGTGGAAGGAGTTTCTCTGAAACTTCAGCTGTCCACTTTGAATACAGAGTTAGTGGAACTGAAAGCTAAATGCAAAAAAATACAAGTGGACTTTGAAAATGCTGAACAAGAACTTCTAAACTCCAAAAAAGAGGTTCGCTGCAAAAATACCCAATTACAGCAGATTCAAAAGGACAgcttaaaaaaagattttgagcTTCAAGccttaaaacaacatttacatGAAAAATCAGCAAACATAAGAAGCTTAAATGAAGAGCTGCTTCAGGCaagaaaagaaattcagagtttGGATCTAAAGAACAAGGATTTACAACAAGAAGTTAAGAAGTTAAAACAGCAACATGATCTTGGAAATAAGGCCTGCATAGaaaaggtgaaactgcattatgatttaaaaataagaaacataCAAAAAGAACTGGAGGATGTTAAAAGTGAGCTGAGTGATGAAAAACTTTTGCATGCTAAGAATGTTAAGGCTTTAGAAATACTTAAGAAGCATTTTTCAGCCCAACCATTATCTAATATATTTGACAATCTGAGAgtagattttctttaa